A stretch of the Veillonellaceae bacterium genome encodes the following:
- a CDS encoding transposase yields the protein MARKPRKKSNSGVYHIILRGINRQSIFEDDEDRLKFIRILTRYKEISECRIFAYCLMDNHVHLMLQELKEPISLMLQRVCSSYVSWYNAKHERCGHLFQERFKSEPVENDSYFLTVLRYIHQNPVKAEIVRDIAEYQWSSYSEYTKHSIIVDKEYALRMFSDRPDESVERFAQFSRELNADSCLEIPETKTKLSDDDLRRIVRHRFNIDVSRICNELKENQSEILRGMKEVEGVTIRQIARLTGLSTTKVWRS from the coding sequence GTGGCAAGAAAACCGAGGAAAAAAAGCAACAGTGGGGTATATCACATCATATTACGCGGAATCAATAGGCAAAGCATCTTTGAAGATGATGAGGACCGGTTAAAATTCATTAGAATCCTTACAAGATATAAGGAAATTAGTGAGTGCCGGATATTCGCTTATTGTTTGATGGATAACCATGTGCATCTTATGCTGCAAGAACTCAAAGAGCCTATTAGTTTGATGCTTCAACGAGTCTGTTCGAGTTATGTTTCTTGGTACAATGCCAAACATGAACGATGCGGTCATTTATTCCAGGAGAGATTTAAAAGTGAGCCCGTAGAAAACGATAGTTATTTCTTAACAGTTTTGCGATATATCCACCAAAATCCAGTGAAGGCAGAAATCGTAAGAGATATTGCCGAATATCAATGGAGTAGTTATAGTGAATATACGAAACACAGTATAATTGTTGACAAAGAATACGCTTTACGCATGTTTTCAGATAGACCAGACGAATCAGTTGAACGATTTGCACAGTTTTCAAGAGAATTGAACGCAGATTCTTGTCTTGAAATTCCAGAAACTAAAACGAAACTTAGCGATGACGACTTACGACGAATCGTTAGACATCGATTTAACATCGATGTATCGAGGATATGCAACGAGTTGAAAGAAAATCAAAGTGAGATTTTGCGAGGAATGAAAGAGGTTGAAGGTGTTACAATTCGCCAAATAGCTCGATTAACGGGCTTATCGACAACAAAGGTATGGAGATCATGA
- a CDS encoding alpha-1,2-fucosyltransferase, whose translation MVIVQLIGGLGNQMFQYACGRALALRLNKRLYLDVSLYKFNHLRQFSLNKFNIEATLISSPGELLGLIQSNGIYALQEPHFHFYPAIYEITDSVLLWKSYWQSEQYFTDIASVIRADFTPTTISARSLQIAERMNSCQSVSVHVRHGDYTHSTIHRMLPLSYYNKAMNYLEQRFANLRWFVFSDDLPWCKQAFVGKSNLEFNEKVDPQCDYEEIWLMSQARHVITANSTFSWWGAWLNNHPRKIVITPNEWFENTDLCTKDLIPQTWIRL comes from the coding sequence ATGGTTATAGTGCAGTTAATTGGCGGCCTAGGAAACCAGATGTTTCAGTATGCGTGCGGGAGGGCTTTGGCACTGCGATTAAATAAGCGTTTATATCTCGATGTGAGTTTATATAAGTTCAATCACCTCCGTCAGTTCTCCTTAAATAAGTTTAATATCGAAGCAACTCTTATCAGTTCGCCGGGAGAGTTGCTCGGATTAATTCAATCCAACGGAATATATGCCCTTCAAGAGCCTCATTTTCATTTTTACCCCGCTATTTATGAAATTACAGACAGTGTACTGTTATGGAAAAGCTACTGGCAGAGTGAGCAGTATTTTACCGATATAGCCTCTGTAATAAGGGCCGATTTCACACCCACTACCATTTCTGCTCGCAGCCTGCAAATAGCTGAACGAATGAACAGCTGCCAATCGGTCTCCGTCCACGTTCGGCACGGAGACTATACCCATTCTACTATTCATCGTATGCTTCCGCTCAGCTACTACAATAAGGCCATGAATTACCTTGAGCAGCGCTTCGCAAACTTACGCTGGTTTGTTTTTTCTGATGATTTACCATGGTGCAAACAGGCCTTCGTAGGCAAGTCCAACCTTGAATTTAATGAGAAAGTAGACCCTCAATGCGATTATGAAGAAATTTGGCTGATGTCCCAGGCTCGGCATGTAATCACGGCCAACAGTACTTTTAGCTGGTGGGGCGCATGGCTCAACAATCATCCGCGGAAGATCGTTATTACACCGAATGAGTGGTTTGAAAATACAGATCTCTGCACTAAAGATCTGATTCCGCAAACCTGGATCAGGCTGTGA
- a CDS encoding Dam family site-specific DNA-(adenine-N6)-methyltransferase, translating to MKNKANNYIKSPLNYIGGKYRTLPQLLSFFPQKINTFVDLFAGGLNVGLNVAANRIIFNDHNKYLVEMFTIFSKQSEEDTLAAIKERINKYQLSLVNAGGYNKLRADYNDSRDPIDLFVLTCYAFNHQIRYNKKHEFNTPFGKERSSFNKNIEKNLINFIRALKSKNIDFECQDFNKFNFTRLFSADLVYCDPPYLITTGSYNDGKRGFKNWTKQEERELLALLDGLHLQGLKFALSNVLEHKGVRNELLTSWSSRYKVNFIDIDYSNCNYQFKAKDQKTIEVLITNF from the coding sequence TTGAAGAATAAAGCAAACAACTATATTAAGAGTCCGTTAAATTATATTGGTGGGAAATACCGAACTTTACCCCAACTTCTTAGTTTTTTTCCGCAGAAAATTAATACATTCGTGGACCTATTTGCAGGAGGGCTTAATGTAGGATTAAACGTTGCCGCTAATAGGATTATTTTTAACGATCACAATAAGTATCTCGTTGAAATGTTTACAATTTTTAGCAAGCAAAGTGAGGAAGATACATTAGCGGCCATTAAAGAGCGGATAAATAAATATCAATTATCGCTTGTCAATGCAGGAGGTTATAATAAACTAAGAGCTGACTATAATGATTCACGCGACCCAATAGATCTTTTCGTATTAACCTGCTATGCGTTTAACCATCAAATCAGATACAATAAGAAACATGAGTTTAACACCCCGTTCGGTAAAGAACGCAGCTCGTTTAACAAGAACATTGAAAAAAATCTAATCAACTTTATTAGGGCGCTAAAATCAAAGAACATAGACTTTGAATGTCAAGATTTTAATAAATTTAACTTTACTCGATTATTCAGCGCGGATCTGGTATATTGCGATCCGCCGTACTTAATAACCACTGGCTCGTACAATGACGGAAAAAGAGGGTTTAAGAACTGGACCAAGCAGGAAGAACGTGAACTGCTTGCGTTGTTAGATGGTTTGCATTTGCAGGGGCTTAAGTTTGCATTATCTAATGTTTTGGAACATAAAGGTGTACGAAACGAGCTCTTAACATCTTGGTCAAGCCGTTATAAAGTGAATTTTATCGATATTGATTACTCCAATTGTAATTATCAGTTTAAAGCCAAAGATCAAAAGACAATCGAAGTGCTTATTACTAATTTTTAG
- a CDS encoding cyclic nucleotide-binding domain-containing protein: MEKIQIGIASTEYEKEAIFRLRYHIYVEEMYRQPVVIDHGSKMLFDELDKWAFLLYAKIGSEIIGTMRVNIGLIEQFPRGLAKLLYMDNFKTFCQESGCPLVAFSSKLMVSPAYRNSPALHLLSAKGYELYCNHHVQFNFGGCNFYLLRLYEQFGCRRFGRNFIDPGYGMLTPFVLMVNDASHLKAVRSPFIRIARKRGIDDRTATEWFYQEFPEAASGINSQLVTEEELWDFLCQKLGGLPQEIIPALRGLTEVEARSFLYSTSVSVHCYPGDHLITAGLISDELNILMSGRLISFDQSCRSTSLVHPGQHFGKIGLFGQAIQNVNIKADTDSDILVVSRQAFTSFSRSKPGIAYKIKRNLLSGSTEANFRRIIK; this comes from the coding sequence TTGGAGAAAATTCAGATTGGGATTGCGTCCACAGAGTATGAAAAAGAAGCAATTTTTCGGCTTCGATACCATATTTATGTTGAAGAAATGTACAGGCAGCCTGTTGTAATTGACCATGGCAGCAAAATGTTATTCGACGAATTAGACAAATGGGCTTTTTTGCTGTACGCCAAAATCGGTTCCGAGATTATAGGTACTATGCGGGTTAACATCGGCTTAATTGAGCAGTTTCCCCGTGGCTTAGCCAAACTTTTATACATGGATAACTTTAAAACTTTTTGTCAAGAGAGCGGCTGCCCTTTAGTTGCGTTTAGCTCTAAATTAATGGTATCCCCGGCTTACCGGAATTCACCGGCATTGCACTTGCTTTCAGCCAAAGGGTATGAACTATATTGCAACCACCATGTTCAGTTTAACTTTGGTGGTTGCAATTTTTATTTGCTCCGCCTTTACGAGCAGTTTGGCTGTCGGCGTTTTGGCCGCAATTTTATCGATCCTGGCTATGGGATGCTAACGCCATTCGTCTTAATGGTGAATGATGCCAGCCACTTAAAAGCTGTTCGTTCACCGTTTATTCGGATAGCAAGAAAAAGAGGGATAGATGATCGAACAGCGACGGAGTGGTTCTATCAGGAATTCCCTGAGGCCGCTTCTGGAATTAATAGTCAGCTAGTTACAGAGGAAGAATTGTGGGATTTTTTATGTCAAAAATTAGGCGGGCTGCCGCAGGAAATTATACCTGCTCTAAGGGGCTTAACCGAAGTTGAAGCGAGGAGCTTTTTGTATAGTACCAGTGTTAGTGTCCACTGCTATCCTGGGGATCATTTAATCACTGCAGGGCTGATAAGTGATGAATTAAATATTTTGATGTCCGGTAGATTAATATCCTTTGATCAATCTTGCAGATCAACTAGTTTAGTTCACCCCGGCCAGCACTTCGGTAAAATCGGCTTATTTGGCCAAGCAATACAGAACGTTAATATCAAAGCTGATACTGATTCGGATATATTAGTAGTTTCACGTCAAGCATTCACCTCATTTAGCCGTTCTAAGCCGGGTATTGCTTATAAAATTAAGCGCAACTTGTTATCAGGATCAACGGAAGCTAATTTTAGGAGGATAATAAAATGA
- a CDS encoding indolepyruvate oxidoreductase subunit beta produces the protein MADVKNILLVGVGGQGTILVSKILSNGLVDAGYDVKMSEVHGMAQRGGSVSTQVRYGKKVYSPIIGKGQADILVSFETMEALRWLDYLRPNGKAVVNDYQIPSAPILMGKQEYPGGLLELIKSKADTTVIKAAEIAEELGNAKAMNVVLLGALVRAMEITYIDWEEIIKTSVKASAVNVNLLALRAGMNVK, from the coding sequence ATGGCGGATGTGAAAAATATCCTGCTAGTTGGTGTAGGCGGACAAGGCACCATTCTAGTTAGTAAAATATTATCCAATGGATTAGTAGATGCCGGCTATGACGTAAAGATGTCAGAGGTGCATGGTATGGCGCAGCGCGGCGGCAGCGTCAGCACTCAGGTAAGGTATGGGAAAAAGGTATATTCGCCGATTATCGGCAAGGGACAGGCTGATATACTTGTTTCCTTTGAAACTATGGAGGCGCTAAGGTGGCTCGACTACCTACGGCCTAACGGCAAAGCAGTCGTAAATGATTACCAGATTCCTTCCGCACCGATTCTAATGGGTAAACAGGAATATCCGGGAGGTTTGCTGGAGCTGATAAAATCCAAGGCCGATACAACGGTTATCAAGGCGGCTGAAATAGCCGAAGAACTGGGAAATGCCAAAGCCATGAATGTAGTTTTGCTCGGAGCGTTGGTACGAGCCATGGAGATTACCTATATTGATTGGGAAGAAATTATTAAAACCAGCGTTAAGGCGAGCGCCGTTAATGTTAATCTCCTTGCCTTAAGAGCAGGAATGAATGTAAAGTAA
- a CDS encoding acyl--CoA ligase has translation MVITEILSRNAMLYGENVSLIEINPELQEKHEISWREYELIEPNPIAGYRREMTWREFDEKANRFANLLLSNGVNKGDKVAILLMNCIEWLPIYFGILKSGAVAVPLNFRYDADEIKYCLELSEAVTLVFGPEFVDRVEMISGKIDKIKMQVYVGENCPAFAKNYQQIETSYSSAAPQVRLTAEDDAAIYFSSGTTGFPKAILHSHSSLLSSCYTERNHHQQTLEDNFLCIPPLYHTGAKMHWFGSFLAGSKAVLLRGVKPAWILKAVSEERVTIVWLLVPWAQDILNAIESGEVNLNDYKLDQWRLMHIGAQPVPPSLIKRWKKYFPNHLYDTNYGLSESIGPGCVHLGMENIHKVGAIGKPGFKWEAAIVDESGKPVQQGNVGELIIKGPGVMKCYYNDPQATAAVLKGGWLYTGDMARMDKDGFIYLVDRKKDVIISGGENLYPVQIEDFLHRNDAIKDVAVIGLPDKRLGEIAAAVIELKPDRKCTEEDIIKFCAALPRYKRPRKIIFGDVPRNPTGKIEKPKLREKYCAANLIAAQTQN, from the coding sequence ATGGTCATAACTGAAATACTATCCCGCAATGCTATGCTGTATGGCGAAAATGTCAGCCTGATTGAAATTAATCCTGAGCTGCAGGAAAAACACGAGATTTCATGGCGTGAATACGAACTGATTGAACCAAATCCTATAGCAGGCTATCGGCGTGAAATGACTTGGCGTGAATTTGACGAAAAAGCCAACAGATTCGCCAATCTGCTGCTAAGCAATGGTGTAAATAAAGGCGACAAAGTTGCCATCCTCCTGATGAACTGTATTGAATGGCTGCCGATTTATTTTGGGATTCTTAAAAGTGGTGCTGTGGCAGTACCTTTAAACTTTCGCTATGATGCTGATGAGATAAAATACTGCTTGGAACTGTCGGAAGCCGTGACGCTGGTCTTTGGGCCGGAATTTGTCGATCGGGTAGAAATGATCAGTGGTAAAATTGACAAAATAAAAATGCAGGTTTATGTAGGGGAGAATTGCCCTGCGTTTGCTAAAAACTATCAACAGATTGAGACTTCATATTCGTCTGCTGCTCCGCAGGTCAGGCTTACTGCTGAAGACGATGCGGCGATTTATTTTTCATCAGGTACTACAGGTTTTCCTAAAGCGATACTTCATAGTCACTCTAGTCTGCTGTCCTCATGCTATACCGAGCGAAACCATCACCAACAAACGCTGGAGGATAATTTTCTGTGCATTCCGCCACTGTATCATACCGGCGCAAAAATGCATTGGTTCGGCAGCTTTTTAGCGGGAAGCAAAGCCGTTTTGCTTCGCGGTGTAAAACCAGCATGGATTCTTAAGGCCGTCTCGGAAGAAAGGGTTACAATAGTCTGGCTGCTTGTCCCCTGGGCGCAGGATATTCTTAATGCCATAGAAAGCGGCGAGGTAAATCTCAATGATTATAAGCTAGATCAGTGGCGGTTGATGCATATTGGAGCTCAGCCGGTGCCGCCAAGTTTGATTAAGCGTTGGAAAAAGTATTTCCCAAATCATCTGTATGATACTAACTATGGTTTGAGTGAGTCTATCGGGCCAGGGTGTGTTCATCTTGGCATGGAAAATATCCATAAAGTCGGGGCAATTGGAAAGCCCGGATTTAAATGGGAAGCTGCAATTGTCGATGAATCGGGCAAACCTGTTCAGCAAGGTAATGTAGGCGAACTTATTATAAAAGGGCCGGGGGTAATGAAATGTTACTACAATGACCCGCAGGCTACTGCCGCTGTATTGAAAGGTGGCTGGTTGTATACCGGCGATATGGCTCGCATGGATAAAGACGGGTTTATTTACTTGGTTGACCGTAAAAAGGATGTCATTATTTCCGGCGGCGAGAATCTTTACCCGGTTCAGATTGAAGATTTTCTCCATAGAAATGATGCTATAAAAGATGTTGCAGTTATTGGCCTGCCGGATAAGCGACTTGGTGAAATTGCCGCGGCTGTAATAGAGTTAAAACCGGATCGCAAGTGTACTGAGGAGGATATAATTAAATTCTGTGCTGCCTTGCCGCGCTATAAGCGACCGCGCAAGATAATATTCGGCGACGTTCCGCGCAACCCCACTGGAAAAATTGAAAAACCGAAGTTGCGGGAAAAATATTGTGCAGCCAACTTAATAGCAGCTCAAACTCAGAATTAA
- a CDS encoding DNA adenine methylase, with product MRFIGCKTLLLDNIKNVIHENVACAQTFCDIFAGTGAVSRYFKSWFEVSSNDLLYFSYVLQRATVENDTKPLFKGLKNVIGDISPILYLNSLAESPADIEQDQCFFFNTYSPAGNRMYLTEENAMRIDWARIFIEKWRSQQLINDNEYFYLIACLVEGIPFVSNIAGTYGAFLKSWDKRAYKKFELYELEVVSNGRNNRAFNLDGNDLVRQLKGDILYIDPPYNERQYLPNYHLLETAARYDYPQVKGVTGLRPCASGKSNYCNKKIVCDVFYDLVSNADFKHIILSYNTEGLMPVDDIERILKTVGNPATYKVYTIDYRRFKSRKTSFNGQIKEMLFYIRK from the coding sequence ATGAGATTTATTGGCTGTAAAACTTTATTGCTTGATAATATAAAAAATGTAATTCATGAAAATGTCGCTTGCGCTCAAACATTTTGCGATATTTTTGCAGGTACCGGGGCAGTATCAAGATACTTTAAAAGTTGGTTCGAGGTCTCCTCCAATGACTTATTATATTTTTCTTATGTACTTCAGCGGGCAACAGTCGAAAATGATACTAAACCGTTATTTAAAGGTTTGAAAAATGTGATTGGCGATATAAGTCCTATTTTGTATTTAAACTCGTTGGCTGAAAGTCCGGCAGATATAGAGCAGGACCAATGCTTTTTCTTCAATACATATTCACCGGCTGGCAATAGAATGTATTTAACCGAAGAAAATGCCATGCGGATCGATTGGGCCAGAATTTTCATCGAAAAGTGGCGGAGTCAGCAATTAATTAATGATAATGAATATTTTTATTTAATTGCCTGTCTTGTAGAGGGTATTCCATTTGTATCCAACATTGCAGGAACATATGGAGCTTTTCTGAAATCCTGGGATAAACGGGCCTATAAAAAGTTTGAGTTGTATGAGCTGGAAGTAGTTTCGAACGGCAGGAACAACCGAGCCTTCAACTTAGACGGCAACGATCTTGTAAGACAACTTAAAGGTGATATATTATATATCGACCCTCCTTATAATGAAAGGCAGTATTTGCCTAATTATCACTTATTGGAAACGGCAGCCAGGTACGATTATCCGCAAGTTAAGGGAGTTACCGGGCTAAGGCCGTGCGCTAGCGGGAAATCGAACTATTGCAATAAAAAAATAGTATGCGATGTTTTTTATGATTTAGTAAGTAATGCGGACTTTAAACATATTATCTTAAGTTATAATACTGAGGGCTTAATGCCAGTCGATGATATAGAAAGAATCCTGAAGACGGTCGGAAATCCTGCAACTTATAAAGTTTATACGATAGACTATCGCAGGTTTAAAAGCCGGAAAACCTCCTTTAACGGACAGATTAAAGAAATGTTATTCTACATACGAAAATGA
- a CDS encoding PAS domain S-box protein has translation MEFFYTITIGATIGTFAMIMAYLYLYVMFRELSMGLWVASWSALFLRIILFDSGMFAWINSLWGFSIFSILLLSSCILFLWAAYRFAAKPVNHRWIIGGICAFLLSITLNYLDFPLAYKLTPLAWFCSFVLIWAGVSFIKYFKGEFLSNRILGSLYIIWGLHTFDMPFLIDIPQFAPWGYMIEGLLRFGVALASMMFYLEQTRINLAQKESQYRLLAENAVDVIYLYKVQPQAKVEYISPAVTAITGYRPQDFYNDASLLSAIIHPNDIPQFDNFMQNSHPSSTLPLMLRIIRRDQTVRWVEQNAVHHFDQLGNLVSIEGIIRDVTARKNLEQSVSRLDRMNIIGKMAANVAHEIRNPLTTVRGYLQMMANKKDFDSYKDRFELMIDELDRTNLIIREYLSLAKDKLVELQKKDLNTIINSLLPLLEADAIASSSRIKREFGDIPLLYLDENEIRQLLLNLVRNGLEAMPQGGDLHISTYHIDNEVVLAIRDQGGGIPAHILDNLGTPFQTTKENGTGLGLPVCYRIASRHNATIAVDTNKSGTTFFVRFNI, from the coding sequence ATGGAATTTTTCTATACAATAACGATTGGGGCAACAATTGGCACATTTGCTATGATAATGGCCTATTTATATCTTTACGTAATGTTCCGCGAACTCAGCATGGGCTTATGGGTAGCCAGCTGGTCGGCTCTTTTCCTACGGATTATTCTTTTTGATTCCGGCATGTTTGCATGGATAAACTCGTTATGGGGCTTTTCCATTTTTTCAATTCTATTACTATCAAGCTGCATATTATTTCTCTGGGCAGCATATCGCTTTGCCGCTAAACCAGTTAATCATCGCTGGATAATCGGTGGAATTTGTGCCTTTTTACTGAGTATAACGCTTAATTATTTAGATTTTCCGTTAGCCTATAAGCTTACGCCATTAGCTTGGTTTTGCAGTTTTGTTTTAATATGGGCCGGTGTGAGTTTCATTAAATATTTTAAAGGAGAATTCCTAAGTAATCGTATTTTGGGATCTTTATATATAATTTGGGGGCTTCATACATTTGACATGCCTTTTTTAATTGATATACCTCAATTTGCTCCGTGGGGCTATATGATCGAGGGCCTCCTGCGGTTTGGGGTTGCGCTTGCAAGTATGATGTTTTATTTAGAGCAGACACGAATAAATTTGGCCCAAAAGGAATCTCAATACCGCTTATTAGCAGAAAATGCTGTAGACGTAATATATCTTTATAAAGTCCAGCCTCAAGCCAAAGTTGAATATATCAGCCCGGCAGTAACAGCTATAACTGGTTATCGACCGCAGGATTTTTATAATGATGCTAGCTTGCTGTCCGCTATTATTCACCCCAATGACATACCGCAGTTTGATAACTTTATGCAGAATTCCCACCCCTCAAGCACATTGCCGCTTATGCTGCGAATAATTCGCCGGGATCAAACAGTAAGATGGGTAGAACAGAATGCAGTGCATCATTTTGATCAACTTGGTAATCTTGTATCGATCGAAGGTATTATTCGCGATGTCACAGCGCGAAAAAATTTAGAACAAAGCGTATCGCGGCTTGATAGAATGAATATAATCGGGAAGATGGCTGCTAATGTAGCCCACGAGATCAGAAATCCGCTGACGACAGTTCGGGGCTACCTACAAATGATGGCTAATAAAAAAGATTTTGATTCATATAAAGATAGATTTGAACTAATGATTGATGAATTGGATAGAACTAATTTGATTATTCGCGAATATTTGTCACTAGCTAAAGATAAGCTGGTTGAACTGCAGAAAAAAGACTTGAATACCATCATTAATTCCCTGCTGCCCTTGCTAGAAGCTGATGCAATTGCTAGCAGCTCCCGTATAAAAAGAGAGTTTGGCGATATACCACTATTGTATCTTGATGAAAATGAGATTCGTCAGCTTTTACTTAACCTTGTTCGTAATGGTTTAGAGGCGATGCCGCAAGGCGGTGACCTGCATATTAGTACTTATCATATTGATAATGAAGTTGTCTTAGCAATTCGAGATCAAGGTGGCGGCATACCTGCGCATATCCTTGACAACCTTGGGACACCGTTCCAAACAACCAAAGAAAACGGAACCGGTTTAGGCTTGCCGGTATGCTACCGAATTGCGAGTAGGCATAATGCTACTATAGCTGTTGATACAAACAAAAGCGGAACAACTTTTTTCGTTCGGTTTAATATTTAA
- a CDS encoding radical SAM protein, which yields MKNKLEILLVNSVAPRQRIASDAALENGLAILRTYLEDKGCLVQVVDDQRIAAVEEGVPQWCLDLLRTMIDLQMKLYNKRLKFLWFIIMLLTWPIHALSLYYRKVYTQSRIDDIIKTIKDKDIRFLGVKVWYGDAFSWSNLLASKVKAACPDTIIVAGGPHVKVYGEDLLLNSDFDLAIMGPGEKVLEEMIGLRRQVKDKQGFLAAFHNKYGKSKLIKTGVYNENESIDSQYFTIPRYRTADLEGKIYFHTLVDGFGCTWNRCSFCSHTRQARPYQPRPASDIANEIELLSQQGIAFFRFSSSETPLEHGRKIAEEILKKDLNINFSMFARAVKVTPRVYDTYRLMISAGLRAVFIGGETGHDYINEKIMNKGVTKKDLIDTINCIKLAADEAGKNCKVGLSLIYPCPVTDGITIEDVFQENMMLIKSANPDTVIVNPPGVFPKTQWMEKADQYGFSVKPDFVANFMRYEYSIYKPTELWKDLGYSLQGMSSADLLKETGRLRAEVLNLGIPTDISDEYLMMTEAIGYTTRQDLLKFKSRSLHDIMSGSSKYMREIVEKINERSRQMARKSV from the coding sequence ATGAAAAATAAATTAGAGATACTTCTTGTTAATAGTGTCGCACCGCGTCAGCGAATTGCCTCGGATGCAGCGTTAGAAAATGGCCTGGCCATTCTTAGGACATATTTAGAGGATAAGGGCTGCTTAGTTCAAGTTGTTGACGACCAAAGGATAGCAGCTGTTGAAGAGGGGGTGCCGCAATGGTGTCTGGATTTATTAAGAACCATGATAGATTTGCAGATGAAGCTTTATAATAAAAGACTAAAATTTTTATGGTTCATCATTATGCTACTGACTTGGCCCATTCACGCTCTATCGCTGTACTACCGAAAGGTATACACTCAGAGCAGAATTGACGACATAATAAAAACAATTAAAGATAAGGATATTAGATTTTTGGGAGTAAAGGTTTGGTACGGAGACGCCTTTAGCTGGAGTAATTTACTGGCTTCAAAGGTGAAAGCGGCCTGTCCCGATACAATAATTGTTGCCGGTGGTCCGCATGTTAAGGTATATGGCGAAGACTTGCTTTTAAATTCTGACTTTGACCTTGCGATTATGGGGCCAGGAGAAAAAGTTTTAGAAGAAATGATCGGTTTACGCCGGCAGGTTAAAGATAAGCAAGGATTTCTGGCGGCTTTTCACAATAAATACGGTAAATCAAAACTCATTAAAACCGGTGTCTATAATGAAAATGAAAGTATCGACAGCCAATACTTCACCATTCCGCGCTATAGGACTGCTGATTTAGAAGGCAAGATATATTTTCATACGCTCGTCGATGGATTTGGCTGCACGTGGAATCGTTGCAGTTTCTGTTCGCATACTCGTCAGGCCAGACCATATCAACCGCGTCCTGCCAGTGATATAGCGAATGAAATTGAATTGCTGTCGCAGCAGGGAATAGCGTTTTTTCGCTTTAGCAGTTCAGAAACTCCCCTTGAGCATGGCAGAAAAATTGCTGAAGAAATATTAAAAAAAGACTTAAACATTAATTTTTCCATGTTTGCCAGGGCGGTCAAAGTAACGCCGAGAGTATATGATACCTACCGCTTAATGATAAGTGCCGGACTGAGAGCTGTGTTCATCGGTGGCGAAACTGGACATGACTATATCAATGAGAAGATAATGAACAAGGGAGTTACCAAAAAGGATCTTATTGATACGATAAATTGTATCAAGTTAGCAGCCGATGAGGCTGGTAAAAACTGCAAAGTTGGCTTATCGCTAATCTATCCCTGTCCTGTGACTGACGGCATAACGATTGAGGATGTCTTTCAGGAAAATATGATGCTTATAAAATCTGCAAATCCTGATACTGTTATTGTAAATCCACCGGGAGTATTCCCGAAAACTCAGTGGATGGAAAAAGCTGATCAATATGGCTTTTCTGTTAAGCCTGATTTTGTAGCAAATTTTATGAGATATGAGTACTCAATATATAAACCTACTGAGTTGTGGAAAGATCTTGGATATTCTTTGCAGGGAATGAGCAGTGCCGATTTGTTGAAGGAAACAGGCAGACTGAGAGCCGAAGTCCTCAACCTGGGAATACCAACAGACATTTCTGATGAATATTTAATGATGACTGAGGCAATCGGCTATACTACCAGGCAGGATTTGCTTAAATTTAAAAGCAGGTCGCTTCATGATATTATGTCGGGTAGCTCAAAGTACATGAGGGAAATTGTGGAGAAAATCAATGAACGCAGTCGGCAGATGGCAAGGAAATCAGTTTAA